The window CAGAGCCATTGGACatctacatgcaaaaaaatgaaccCCAACTTAAGTCTCAGACCTTAtctaaaatttaactcaaaatgggtcacaGACTTAAATATACagtgtaaaactataaaacttttagaaaaacataGGAGAAAGTCTTCAGGATCAAGGGCTAGGCAAAGAGTTCTGAGActtgacaccaaaaacacaatcCATAAAAGAGAAAAGTGATAAATTGTGCTTCATTAAAGTGAAAAACTTTTGTTCTTCAATGACCTTGttaagaagatgaaaataaaagctaCAGAGAtgtgtttaatttgttttaaagccacgaagtgaaaaaatatttgcaaaccacttaTCTGTACAAACCAGTgcccagaatacataaagaactatCAAAACTCAACAGTAGGAAGACAAACAATCCATTTAGAACAAGGACTAAAGACAGGAAGAGGATAcagagatggcaaataagcacatgaaaagatgttcaacttcGGCTAATGCAACTAGGGAAATGCGAGCTAagcacaccagtcagaatgtataaaataaaaaatagtgacagtaccaaatgctggtgaggatgaggAAAAACTAGATTGCTCTTCCattgctggtgggattgtaaaatgggGCAGCTACTCTGGAGAACCGTTTGGCGGTTTCCTTAAAAGCAAACAATGCAGCTATCATATGGCCTAGCAATTGGACGTCTGGGCATTTATCACAGAGAATGAAAACTTTCATTCACAGAATAATCTTTACAGGAACAATTCATATTATTCATATATGTAAAAAACCAGAAACAGTCAACATTTAACCAATCTCAGAAGGTGACATACTGCTTGATTCCTTGTATATAATATTCTTTAAATGACACATTATAGAAATAATGagcagatgagtggttgccaggaCTTAAGAAGGGGATGGCAGGTGGGACGGGAAGGAGTTGGGTGCGGGTATAAAAGGCAGCATGAGGGGTCCTtatggtgatggaaatgttttgtatCTTGACAGTATCAGTGTCAGTTTCCTGGTTGGGATCTTACACGACAGTTTTGCAAAAATTACCGCCAGGGAAACTGCGAACAGCACATGGGATCTCTGCATTGTTTCTTATACCTGCACGTAAATCTACAGTTATctccaaataataattttaattaaaaaaagaatgaaacacttATAGGACAGTCAGAGAACACTGGCTGTAGTTTTTAGTGTGATGGTGACATTGAGCTTTTTCGAAAGATTAGTCTGTATTCTTAAAAGATCCATACTGAAATATTTCAGATGACATTCTGTCTGGTATTTGCTTCAGAATAATCCAGAGCGAGGGAGAAACAGGTGAGGTCCACCAGGAGAGTGAATGGCTGTAAGCAGGGCATTGTGGAGCTGGGTAGTGGGTATGTGGGTGTCTTTACATTAGACACTACATGTGATTCTAGTGCCTGGGGCAGGGCAACATGGTGGGGAGGCCATTGGCTTTAGACAGGGTCAGACCGGCTGTGAATCTTGGCTCtgctacttattagctgtgtgacctcgctCAATCTACTCagactttctttcctctttctttcattccttctttctatccttctttctttccttctttccttctttctttctttctttctatttctttttttcttttcctttctttctctttctttttttttttttttttgagactgagtctcactctgtcacccaggctgcagtgcaatagcatgatctcggctcactgcaacctctgcctcccgggttcaagcaattcttgtgcctcagcctcccgagtagctggaactacaggtgggtgccaccacgcccagctaatttttgtatttttagtagagacggggtttcaccatgttggccaggctggtctcaaacacctgacctcagtgatctgcccgcctgggcctcccaaagtgctgggattacaggcatgagccaccacacccagcctctattCAACCTTTCTGACCTCAGtgtctttgtctgtaaaatgaggctaatatCTCATAGGGTAATTGGGAAGATAAACAAGATTGCTGAGGAAGAGTGCAGGGTGAGTAATAAAAGGTTCTTGGGGTAACTTTACCTGAGGacggagagaggaagagaagccagTGCAGGAGATTGATGGGcaggtggaggtggggcaggagaACCATGGTTAGGTTGGGCAGTATGTGGGAATCTAgtaaaatattagttttatttaatttttaatttttttgtgataaggtcttgttctatcacccaggctggagtgcaggggcgtgatcatagatcactgtagcctcaatctcctggtctcaagcgatcctcccacctcagcttcctgagtagctgggattacaagtttttttgtttttgtttttgtttttgtagagactgggacTTGCTGTACAAAAGAatacaagctggtctcaaactcctggccttaaacgatcctcctgtcttggcctcatgaaatgttgggattacaggcgcaaaccGCCCTGCCCAGCcagtaaaagatttttaaaagaattgttgGAAGAAGACATCTGAGAAGAAGCCATCAGATGTGGCATTCAGAAAGTCATTGGTGTTGATAATGGCTTCAGTTCAGTGGTGAAGGTGGGCCCAGATTCATTGCTGTGGAATAGTTGGGGAAAGAGGAAGTAAGTGCCTGCCATTCTCAGAATCTTGATGGCAGGGTATGGAGAGACCAGGCTGTAGCTCAAGAGGGAAGGAGCTTTTAGAGAGGTTAAAGAgcagaaagaaactaaaaatgaagagattgaaagtgaaagagagaggagggttgtttccatatcctgtccattgtgaatcatgctgcaatgaacacaggtGTGCAAGTATTTCTTTGAGATCCTGGTTTTAACTCTTTTGAGCATATACCCAAAAGTGCAATTCTGGATCATTTGgccattttacttttaatattttaaggagCCTCCATTCTGCTTTCCATAATGCTGCGCGCTTCTACATTCCTAACCCTGCATGAGAGCTGCATTTtccccacatcttcaccaacactcatcctttgtttctgttttgttttttgataatagccatcctaacaggtgtaagGTGATATCTTATGGTAGTTTTGACAGataaatgaagacagaaagtatggtatatccatacaatggaacattattcgaccttaaaaaggaagaaaatcctgccatctgcggcaacatggatgaacccagaggacattatgttaagtgaaataagcccggCACTTATTCCTGATCGTACTGATGTGAGCGTCTAAAACAGTCAAACTCTGAGTAGCAAAGAATCCAACGGCAGtttccagggctggggaggggtgtgGATTTAAGGAAATGGGGAATTATTATTCAATGGATATAATTCAGTTATGCTAGAAGAATATGTTCTagagatcttctgcacagcatcCTGCCCGTAGTGAacaatatgtattgcacacttcAAAATACGTTAAGAGGACAGTtctcatgttaaatgttcttactgCAAAAAACAATGCAACACAGGggccttttggaggtgatgggTATGTTTATTACCCTGATTGTTGTGCTGGGTATCCCGGGTGTTTCCATAGGTCCAAACCCATCAAATtaggcactttaaatatgtgcagttctgTGTATATCCATTTTACCTCagtttgttgtttaaaaaaggagagagagaatggagggGCCAACTGCAGCAGTCctgggggagaggtggggagaagATGCCTCCTCCGTTCATACTGGGATTATTGCCAAGGCTGTGTTATTTGCCCCTGATCTTCCCCACTTCCTGTGGGCTTCATGCAATACCCGTACCACCAGcgatttaaaaagaaaggaacagggctggacgcggtggctcacgcttttaatctcagcaccttgggaggccgaggagggcggatcacttgaggccaggagttggaggctagcctgaccaacatggtgaaagctcatttttactaaaaatataaaaattagccgggcatggtggcacacgcctgtaatcccagctacttgggaaactgaggcatgagaatcacttgaacctgggaggcagaggttgcagtgagccaagattgtgccactacactccagcctgggctacagagtgaggctctgtttcaaaaaataaaaataaaaataaataaataaaataaaaagaaaggaacatcCCAGGAAAAGCAGGGATTATGAATGCCAACTTGATTGGTTTAGTGTGATGATGAAATTGTGATTTTGCTTTAAAAGCTTAGTCCTTGGTTTTTATAGATTGGTACTAAAATATTATGGCTGAAATATTTTGGGGTTTGCTTTAGactaaagaaaatgagaagagtatttttgtttctctggagcaAGTTTTTGAAGGAGGTCCTGGAAGAATCAGCATGCCACACCAAGCCCACATCTGTGTTCACCATTCACTGGATGTCCCCATGGGTGGTGTATCATGCTATGTCTCTTTAGGAGTGAGATCACGGGTGTGCCATTGCTCCCAGCAGCGATCAGTCTGCACCTGCCTCACCCACACCCATACTAATGGCATCTGTGTCCCATCTGGAAATCCTTGGGGGGAAAGAGGTTTCCCACCTCTGGGTGCTAATCTATGGGTGCTTTTCTCAGTCACATGGGATGAAGGCTTAAGACTTCCCTAACCTCCTCTCTTTCTGGGATGAACTGACCCTGAGGACATCATCCTTGTGTCGTACAAGTGGCCCCCTCCAAGCTGAGTGCTCTGTAGGCTGCTAAACTTAGCCTCTGCCTATTTGCAGGGAGGGTGCAAGTATCCCTGTTGAAGTGCCAGGCCCTTCCACCCACAGTAACTGGTGGCCTTCCCAGCAAAAGCACCCAACCCGCTCATCATACCACGAGGGTTGGCAGCAAGCTGCCCAGATGCAACAGAAACCACAAGGCATGTGAAGGCTTAAGCAATGGGGACGAGCTTTATTGAGGCAATCACATCCACATTTCAGTTGTTTGCAATGATTGGCAAATGGATGAGTTAAAAAAGCCTTCTGCTTCCACACTGTTCCGTCTACATTCAGAAAGCAGTAAAAATATATTGTGCAATGAACACTTTCCACCTTAAGCGTATCATGACAGTTCACAAATTTGCCAACAGACAATGCAAAACAATATTTACAAGATAGACCCTTTGTAAGTTCCAAATTTAGATACTTGTGGTGTAATTCTAAAACTAACATCACATGTTTTTCCAGGTAAGGAAGACCAGtcattataaaaatactttatataaattCAAAGTCAGAACTAAAAACATCCAAGcctataaaaatatcttttcccaATAAAAGTATCAATTTCTGGATAAATGTTCCTTATCAACAACAGTTGTATAAATTTTCAGAAAGTACCCACTTTGTCAGAGTCCACTTAAAAGGAACCTGTCAAAGTGACTGCAATGCTCCTTTGTCAAGCAGTCTCTTGTTTTCAGAGATGGACCACATATTTGATTACGTTGTGTATGAATGGAGCAAGTATCCTACAAAAAGTTAACTCAAGTGTCTATTTATTATGAAAGTCATTTACAAACTCTTCAGGCTACAGAAGGAACTTTCAGGTTGGTATTGCCTTCTGGAGAAGACAGAAGTCTCCTTATGACGCAGCTACATTTTACCTTGAAATGTTTAGCTTGGGAAACCCGTGATTGCATTTTGACCACTATCTGAAATCAGCTCATTCATTTCATTCTGCTTACTCTCCTTTAGGGCATGATTGGGGTGATTTTTTTGCGTCTGTGCTCTCTTTGATCTCCTAAAACACACTTTCAGCAGCAGGTAGCACAACTCTGCCACGTTAAGCAGCATGCAAATCACAGACGCAGAAATCATAAAAATAGTAAACACGGTCTTCTCTGTTGGCCTAGAAATAAAGCAGTCAACAAGGTTGGGGCAGGGGTCAATCCCACATTTCAACACCCAGGGCAGGTGGTACCCATTGTAAAGGAAGTAAAACACATACATAAAGGCTGCTTCAAAGATGATTCGGAAAAAGATGCTGCTGGTGTACGTCCACCACAGCGACCCCTCTATCCGAACCTTCTGCTTTTTAATGTCCTCTATGTCTTTGAAAtcattcctcttctctcctcGCCTGAACTTGCGAGTGGTTTCGTGCCTGTAGTAGGCCACATGCATGGCCACCAGCAGCGCTGGGGTGGAGACGAAGATCAGCTGGAGGGCCCACAGCCGGATGTGGGACACCGGGAAAAAGTGGTCGTAGCACACATTTTTGCATCCCGGTTGCAGTGTGTTGCAGACGAAGTCCTCTTGCTCGTCACCCCACACTTCCTGGGCAGCCACCACGAGGATCATGACTCGGAAAATAAAGATGACTGTGATCCACACCTTCCCGATGCTGGTGGAGTGTTTGTTGACACCTCCGATGAAAGTGTGCAGGGTCCCCCAATCCATTGCGCTGGTTTATCCCTAAACAgacaaaagtgggcaaaggtttATTAGTGGAAGAGGCCTTGGGAAAGTGACACAGTGATATTACAGACTGAAGCCAACTTTATTTTAAGGTAGGCTGTGATATTTTACAACTTCAACTCCCTGCCCTGCTAGTCTGAGGTTTTCTGAAAAGGAATGCCCACCCTGAAAGCATTCTCatgtttggccaggtgtggtggctcatgcctggaaacccagcactttgggaggcagaggcgggcagatcatgaggtcaggagatcgagaccatcctggctaacaaggtaaaaccccatctctactaataatatgaaaaaaaattagcctggcgtggtggcgggcacctgtagtcccagctgcttgggaggctgaggcaggagaatggcgtgaaccagggaggtggagcttgcagtgagccgagattgcaccactgcaccccagcctgggtgacagagcgagactctgtctcgaaaaaaaaaaaaattatcatgttTTTGGTCAGAAACAACTTTTTGGAAGAGGGGTTAGGATCATCTTGATTCAACTAAATTCAGATCATATATTAGATTGCTGTTTGCATTAATCCAGGAACACAGGTAAACGAATTCATTTTCAAGCTCCCTTTTAATCACTGTCTGATCCGTTACACCAGATTGGCTTTCTCCTAGGGCTCACCTAGCGTCCACAGtagattttattcattaaatagcttattcagggggaaaaaaaactttcattGGA of the Pan paniscus chromosome 14, NHGRI_mPanPan1-v2.0_pri, whole genome shotgun sequence genome contains:
- the GJB6 gene encoding gap junction beta-6 protein, coding for MDWGTLHTFIGGVNKHSTSIGKVWITVIFIFRVMILVVAAQEVWGDEQEDFVCNTLQPGCKNVCYDHFFPVSHIRLWALQLIFVSTPALLVAMHVAYYRHETTRKFRRGEKRNDFKDIEDIKKQKVRIEGSLWWTYTSSIFFRIIFEAAFMYVFYFLYNGYHLPWVLKCGIDPCPNLVDCFISRPTEKTVFTIFMISASVICMLLNVAELCYLLLKVCFRRSKRAQTQKNHPNHALKESKQNEMNELISDSGQNAITGFPS